In one Aestuariirhabdus haliotis genomic region, the following are encoded:
- the cyaY gene encoding iron donor protein CyaY: MISESAVNERLDELMMAIEDAIEDAEVEIDYETSAGILTLTCEDGSQVILSRQPSMGQLWMAARSGGFHYELDEGDEWRCTRTGEAFLPMLNRCLSEQSGDSIELQL, from the coding sequence GTGATCAGTGAAAGTGCGGTAAACGAACGTCTCGATGAGTTGATGATGGCGATTGAAGATGCGATCGAGGACGCCGAGGTCGAAATCGATTATGAAACCTCGGCTGGCATTCTTACCCTGACTTGTGAAGATGGCAGTCAGGTGATTCTCAGTCGACAGCCGTCGATGGGGCAGCTGTGGATGGCCGCACGCAGTGGTGGTTTCCATTACGAGCTGGATGAAGGCGATGAGTGGCGCTGTACCCGCACGGGGGAAGCTTTTCTGCCCATGCTCAATCGTTGCCTGAGCGAACAGTCCGGCGACAGCATCGAGCTGCAGTTGTAG
- a CDS encoding class I adenylate cyclase — translation MSQTKSLIDSLEGGVDRKTLKRIQQRFMEINQGRLLRARDGLSQRQQLFLDLLPLLFMENHPLLPGFVTYKTPAGISRYEPDKRVLREANRLSRSFRYSRKPHRQRSIYSLFLMGSCGSLAHSNRSDLDVWVCHAPDLKTAQQDELQRKCTLIELWAVSFNLEVHFFLMDDEKFRHRQHHKELSGEDCGSAQHSLLLDEFYRTALLLAGRYPIWWLIPPDDEHRYQHHTQRLREQRYIQPDETVDFGGITEIPPGEFVGAGMWQMFKGLASPYKSVLKLMLTELYASRTDELISITFKRRIYAGETSLDALDPYILLYQKLERYLLGTEHLDRLELVRKALYFKVGKRLSQTPRRSRSWQRNVLEQLIQTWQWQPQQLRDLDQHNQWKVDRVLQERAALVSQLMHSYRFLNQYGHNHQEGLISQRDMQLLGRRLYAAFERRANKLPVINPGISEDMSESNLSIVCHGQKPAEWRLYRGALKHQDLDRQPILKRTHSIVQLLAWCHLNRILDSSSSVSLFPGNSALTEYELQQIINALRQTLPVETTSIDDDTYLEPSRPSTVLLVINAGIDPMKASSERNVHLLSNRTDSLGFSAMRANQVITIDQLCINSWNEWSLSRFEGPDALVHCLQEYLNQTNPQSPPELNIRCYCRNRAQPIQDRVTTLFADTQRHLLSPDTHSRGRYLLQVEHQFHLFQMHQQVTVRSLEDEAALVLLLGQPQTEFSPLLVDRYALQDSPLSLVLPRNEAGKIQLFYQQLRAQDRIRFYLLDERGSLLCQTSVHGDLQRVLEQLYRFLQRLLFRLNAHLEQQANDLPTMSIELYELVASSDFGPKQLRAVSPPPANPHPYLEIQVIIGLDSEGEEQATLFCGEREFNPLDYEGKQLQAAADFIRTQHRGRELSRCYITDLAMPLSLNGERLQSIHYLQRKRDIETQLNAYLQADADRLPGQ, via the coding sequence ATGAGCCAAACCAAGTCGTTGATCGATAGTCTGGAAGGCGGTGTTGACCGCAAAACGCTCAAGCGTATCCAGCAGCGCTTTATGGAGATTAACCAGGGGCGTTTGCTGCGTGCGCGGGATGGGCTCTCTCAACGCCAGCAGCTTTTCCTTGACCTGCTGCCTTTGTTGTTCATGGAAAACCACCCTTTATTGCCGGGTTTCGTCACCTATAAAACCCCGGCCGGGATATCCCGCTACGAACCCGACAAGCGGGTCCTGAGAGAAGCCAATCGACTCAGTCGCAGCTTTCGTTACAGCCGAAAACCCCACCGCCAGCGCAGCATCTACAGCCTGTTCCTGATGGGCAGCTGCGGCAGCCTTGCCCATAGTAATCGCAGCGATCTGGATGTCTGGGTATGCCATGCACCGGATTTGAAAACGGCGCAACAGGATGAGCTGCAACGCAAATGCACACTGATCGAGCTCTGGGCGGTTAGCTTCAACCTGGAAGTTCACTTCTTCCTGATGGACGATGAGAAATTCCGCCACCGGCAACATCACAAAGAACTGTCCGGGGAAGACTGTGGCAGCGCCCAACACAGCCTGCTGCTGGATGAATTCTATCGCACCGCCCTGCTATTGGCGGGTCGCTATCCCATCTGGTGGTTGATCCCCCCCGACGACGAACACCGCTATCAACATCACACCCAACGTTTGCGAGAACAGCGCTACATCCAACCCGATGAAACCGTCGATTTCGGCGGCATTACCGAGATTCCTCCCGGAGAATTTGTCGGTGCTGGCATGTGGCAGATGTTCAAGGGACTGGCGTCCCCCTATAAATCTGTGCTCAAGCTGATGCTGACCGAACTCTATGCCAGCCGCACTGATGAACTGATCAGCATAACGTTCAAGCGACGTATTTACGCCGGCGAAACCTCTCTGGATGCCCTTGATCCCTATATTTTGCTGTACCAGAAACTTGAGCGTTACTTGCTCGGAACCGAGCACCTTGACCGTCTGGAGCTGGTACGAAAAGCGCTCTATTTCAAGGTTGGCAAGCGCCTGAGCCAGACCCCGAGACGCAGCCGATCCTGGCAACGGAACGTGCTCGAACAGCTGATTCAGACCTGGCAATGGCAGCCACAACAGCTACGTGACCTGGACCAGCACAATCAATGGAAAGTCGATCGGGTGCTCCAGGAACGGGCCGCACTCGTGTCGCAACTGATGCACAGCTACCGCTTTCTGAACCAATATGGACATAACCACCAAGAGGGGCTGATCTCTCAACGGGACATGCAGTTACTCGGTCGGCGCCTGTACGCTGCCTTTGAGCGGCGAGCCAATAAACTCCCGGTGATAAACCCGGGTATCTCCGAGGACATGAGTGAGTCTAATCTGTCGATTGTCTGTCACGGCCAGAAACCCGCCGAGTGGCGTTTATATCGAGGCGCTCTCAAGCACCAGGATCTGGATCGCCAACCCATTCTCAAACGCACCCACTCTATCGTTCAGCTGTTGGCTTGGTGCCATCTGAATCGCATTCTCGACAGCAGCAGCTCCGTGTCGCTGTTTCCCGGCAACAGCGCCCTGACTGAATACGAGCTGCAACAGATTATCAACGCCCTGCGCCAAACCCTGCCCGTCGAGACGACTTCGATCGATGATGACACCTATCTGGAGCCCAGCCGGCCTTCTACAGTCCTGCTGGTGATCAACGCCGGTATCGATCCAATGAAAGCAAGCAGCGAACGTAACGTTCACCTGCTGAGCAACCGAACGGATTCGCTCGGTTTCAGCGCCATGCGCGCCAACCAGGTAATCACCATCGATCAGCTCTGTATCAACAGCTGGAACGAATGGAGCCTGTCACGCTTCGAGGGTCCGGACGCCCTTGTCCACTGTCTGCAGGAATACCTCAATCAGACCAATCCGCAATCACCGCCCGAACTCAACATTCGCTGTTACTGTCGTAATCGTGCGCAACCGATTCAGGATCGGGTCACTACACTGTTTGCCGATACCCAACGTCATCTGCTCTCACCCGACACACATTCCCGGGGCCGTTATCTGCTCCAGGTCGAGCATCAGTTTCATCTGTTTCAGATGCACCAGCAAGTCACCGTACGCAGCCTGGAAGACGAAGCAGCTCTGGTACTTTTGCTGGGACAACCCCAGACAGAATTTAGCCCGTTATTAGTCGATCGATATGCACTGCAAGACAGCCCCTTATCGCTGGTTTTACCGCGCAACGAAGCCGGCAAAATACAGCTGTTTTACCAGCAGCTCAGAGCTCAGGATCGAATTCGTTTTTACCTGCTCGATGAGCGCGGTTCATTGCTGTGCCAGACCTCAGTGCACGGCGATCTGCAACGAGTACTGGAACAGCTCTACCGTTTTTTACAGCGTTTGTTATTCCGTCTTAACGCGCATCTCGAGCAGCAAGCCAATGACCTGCCAACGATGAGTATCGAGCTCTACGAACTGGTGGCCAGTAGCGATTTTGGCCCGAAGCAGCTGCGAGCCGTGTCGCCTCCCCCTGCCAACCCTCACCCATACCTGGAAATACAGGTGATTATCGGACTGGATTCGGAAGGGGAAGAACAGGCCACCCTGTTTTGCGGTGAGCGTGAATTCAACCCGCTCGATTACGAAGGCAAGCAACTACAGGCTGCGGCGGACTTTATTCGTACACAGCATCGCGGTCGAGAGCTTTCCCGCTGCTATATCACCGACCTTGCTATGCCGCTGTCCTTGAACGGCGAGCGTCTGCAATCAATTCATTATTTGCAACGCAAACGGGACATAGAAACTCAGTTAAACGCCTATCTCCAGGCCGATGCCGACCGCTTGCCAGGGCAATGA